In a genomic window of Cerasicoccus sp. TK19100:
- a CDS encoding glycosyltransferase family 2 protein has translation MNVSVIILTYNEEQDLPACLAALTEFEDVHVLDSGSRDQTKAIARKAGCHVSENPFQSFGQQRNYALENLPLKHDWILFLDADEIATPAFRQALHKAIDSAPEDVAGFYCCWKTMLDGRWLKRCDSFPKWQFRLLRQGRADFTDFGHGQKEGRVDGRLEYLHEPYEHYAFSKGWEQWFEKHDRYAKVEARARMQGSASWGDLFSGNGSRRNQAIKIKLGRSWVFPWLRFLVPYVLKFGFLEGKPGFTYCRNIAIYERTVYREVERLRRE, from the coding sequence ATGAACGTCTCGGTAATCATCCTTACCTATAATGAAGAGCAGGACCTGCCTGCTTGCTTGGCGGCGCTAACGGAGTTTGAAGACGTCCACGTGCTCGATTCCGGCAGCCGTGACCAAACTAAGGCTATTGCGCGCAAGGCTGGTTGTCATGTCAGCGAAAATCCTTTTCAGTCCTTCGGCCAGCAGCGGAACTACGCACTTGAAAACTTGCCGCTCAAACATGACTGGATTCTATTTCTCGATGCTGATGAGATCGCCACGCCCGCTTTTCGTCAGGCATTACACAAAGCAATTGATAGCGCGCCTGAGGATGTGGCTGGCTTTTACTGTTGCTGGAAGACGATGCTTGATGGGCGCTGGTTGAAGCGCTGCGACTCGTTTCCAAAGTGGCAGTTTCGACTATTGCGCCAAGGCCGCGCCGACTTCACCGACTTCGGTCATGGCCAAAAGGAAGGTCGGGTAGATGGCCGTTTGGAATATTTACACGAGCCCTACGAGCACTACGCGTTTTCGAAGGGCTGGGAGCAATGGTTCGAAAAGCATGATCGCTACGCCAAGGTCGAGGCCCGCGCGCGCATGCAGGGCAGCGCGAGCTGGGGTGACCTTTTCTCGGGCAATGGCTCCCGGCGCAACCAGGCAATCAAGATCAAGCTTGGGCGCAGTTGGGTATTTCCCTGGCTGCGTTTCTTGGTGCCCTACGTGCTGAAGTTTGGGTTTCTGGAAGGAAAACCCGGCTTTACCTATTGCCGGAATATCGCGATCTACGAGCGTACGGTGTATCGGGAAGTTGAGCGATTACGCAGGGAGTAA